One segment of Daphnia magna isolate NIES linkage group LG2, ASM2063170v1.1, whole genome shotgun sequence DNA contains the following:
- the LOC123469839 gene encoding uncharacterized protein LOC123469839, producing the protein TFQQAVNRKDECDTSDSAGVFLSGSRHNLRSEGSKRIQIQRQRNQQVKPPLPASNIVSNERVGDEIDTIDTGIGIGHVPKPITPTTASKKQSSLQTTVHEDSDSGMEESNISQIINAGPVTQPPTNTYRYCSTSGKLCSNLFINECPLLQYSFLISFRAKQNTITWWYACITAARDERRRQDFSWPNWRGLWNDTVTSTNDNAFNLTRDNSPKLKAQNPIDGFN; encoded by the exons acaTTTCAACAAGCCGTGAACAGAAAAGATGAGTGTGACACTTCGGATTCAGCAGGAGTGTTTTTGAGTGGCTCGAGGCATAATTTGAGATCGGAAGGATCAAAAAGAATACAGATTCAACGACAAAGAAACCAGCAGGTTAAACCTCCCTTGCCCGCCTCCAACATCGTTTCTAACGAGAGAGTTGGCGATGAAATCGATACAATTGACACTGGTATTGGTATTGGACATGTACCAAAGCCTATAAcaccaacaacagcaagcAAGAAACAATCCTCGTTACAAACGACTGTTCACGAAGATTCCGATTCCGGTATGGAAGAGAGTAACATATCTCAAATTATCAATGCTGGTCCGGTAACACAGCCACCAACGAACACATACCGTTATTGCTCAACGTCTGGTAAACTATGTTCGAATTTATTCATTAATGAATGTCCCCTTTtacaatattcttttttaatcaGTTTTAGAGCCAAGCAAAACACTATCACTTGGTGGTACGCGTGCATTACAGCAGCCAGGGACGAGCGACGCAGGCAAGATTTCTCGTGGCCAAACTGGAGAGGACTTTGGAATGATACAGTCACAAGCACTAATGACAATGCCTTCAACCTCACAAGAGACAACTCACCCAAACTTAAAGCGCAAAACCCTATTGATGG GTTTAACTGA
- the LOC123469990 gene encoding uncharacterized protein LOC123469990, which yields MSRELSDIIAEQRDLRRLIIAKKQFAGRVEKNIEGNLHPVFQRHASLPLNTKQDFQHFEEELLQPEVKNNLVEMLRSFFEKNVDDTIRRIWREVMTNELMKTYTWSGTPKPNSGKEKGLAVKGSRLLSAVIEAVKFGDFSKTPIPSIEQISKMFIRKAVDRLKHNAVALHKLST from the exons ATGTCGAGAGAATTATCTGACATTATAGCAGAGCAACGAGATTTGCGTCGGCTTATTATTGCAAAGAAACAATTTGCTGGAAGGGTGGAAAAGAATATCGAAGGAAATCTCCATCCAGTCTTTCAGAGACACGCCAGCCTTCCGTTAAACACAAAACAAGATTTCCAACATTTTGAGGAGGAACTGTTACAACCGGAAGTTAAAAACAATCTT GTGGAAATGTTACGTtcattctttgaaaaaaacgtAGACGACACAATCAGAAGAATATGGCGGGAGGTAATGACGAACGAACTAATGAAAACTTACACCTGGAGTGGAACCCCTAAACCTAATAGCGGGAAGGAAAAGGGTCTGGCAGTAAAAGGTTCAAGATTGCTCTCAGCTGTTATTGAAGCAGTGAAATTTGGGGACTTTAGTAAAACTCCTATCCCAAGTATAgaacaaatttcaaaaatgtttaTAAGGAAAGCCGTCGATAGGCTGAAACACAATGCAGTAGCTCTACATAAGTTGAGCACCTAA